A region from the uncultured Holophaga sp. genome encodes:
- a CDS encoding cupin domain-containing protein has protein sequence MSVITDLHLQMPITPEATTSRPLLDLPGSTKVLVFAMDAGQEISAHTAPFPAQILLLEGSLEVRVDGESQTLGPGDQIPLPQGHPHAVKALQPSHWLLTMLRNATAL, from the coding sequence ATGTCCGTGATCACCGACCTCCACCTGCAAATGCCCATCACCCCTGAGGCCACCACCAGCCGCCCTCTCCTGGACCTCCCGGGGTCCACCAAGGTGCTTGTCTTCGCCATGGATGCCGGACAGGAGATCAGCGCCCACACCGCCCCCTTTCCGGCCCAGATCCTGCTGCTTGAGGGCAGCCTGGAGGTGAGGGTGGATGGAGAGAGCCAGACCCTCGGCCCTGGTGACCAGATCCCCCTGCCCCAGGGGCATCCCCACGCGGTGAAAGCCCTTCAGCCCTCCCACTGGCTCCTGACCATGCTCCGGAATGCCACCGCTCTGTAA
- a CDS encoding helicase-associated domain-containing protein: MALSHYQLLSHCTDDQLRRICERRKLPVPQHASEGPDGRLRLLKTMVFHLEDNRRLTNALADLDGSCLRALKLFLGQGVVPDPAPLQELAELGLMLPAPQGWAVAERVADALEDFDDAAFQFQTEQGIGLEAPGPYGFALSLSSILLRCLGGIRILKGGLPAKKELGQIMKGNALITEERDATLLFALLHRLGLLWSREGRVDTLLPAVTAQAPRWVAERAFAKLLEDDLKLWNMPPAEDRHFLMQHLLERKGQVLAVQPFLSFLQTLHPIDAERTRTVFLPFLCRMGIIAMDATREHASLTPHGEALAHEYLTRDHRGTEAHWAPLGITQPLVIQPTLELLTPMLQHPHRLLGLAQLADVETMDAMVTCRIGADTLIRALDAGVSLEEIRDRLSDGSSFMPQPLKQLLGDLERRLGEVEVEQGVRLVRARTPQLAEELKLRPELSSLGLRSISDRVLEANGPGNAFALLKQAGFLPKPGRFLPVSLDGDESLYLWALACLAFIDEKGMNHHLDPVRQLIQGALQRIQNEDPNLYQEVMRRVPMLHLGGGNQATEETQRILEYASRFNLITEISYMPLAAHRSQQRRVTPQAIEGEHLRAFCHLHQEEMTFRLSRIIGVRLLNEKGWSPVNSTSHAG, translated from the coding sequence ATGGCGCTTTCTCACTACCAGCTGCTATCCCATTGCACCGACGACCAGTTGCGTCGCATCTGCGAGCGTCGGAAGCTGCCGGTGCCGCAGCATGCCTCGGAAGGGCCCGATGGAAGGCTCCGCCTGCTGAAGACCATGGTCTTCCACCTCGAGGACAACCGCAGGCTGACCAATGCCCTGGCCGACCTGGACGGCAGCTGCCTCCGCGCCCTGAAGCTCTTCCTGGGTCAGGGCGTCGTCCCGGATCCGGCTCCCCTCCAGGAGTTGGCCGAACTCGGCCTCATGCTGCCTGCGCCTCAGGGCTGGGCCGTGGCCGAGCGGGTGGCGGATGCCCTGGAAGACTTCGACGACGCCGCCTTCCAGTTCCAGACCGAGCAGGGCATTGGCTTGGAGGCCCCTGGCCCCTACGGCTTCGCCCTCTCCCTGAGTTCCATCCTCCTCCGCTGCCTCGGCGGGATCCGCATCCTCAAGGGAGGACTCCCCGCCAAGAAGGAACTCGGCCAGATCATGAAGGGCAATGCCCTCATCACGGAGGAGCGGGACGCCACCCTGCTCTTCGCCCTCCTCCATCGACTCGGCCTGCTCTGGAGCCGGGAGGGCCGGGTGGACACCCTCCTGCCCGCCGTCACCGCCCAAGCCCCCCGTTGGGTGGCTGAGCGCGCCTTCGCCAAGCTCCTGGAGGACGACCTCAAGCTCTGGAACATGCCCCCGGCCGAGGACCGCCACTTCCTGATGCAGCACCTCCTGGAGCGCAAGGGACAGGTGCTGGCGGTGCAGCCCTTCCTCAGCTTCCTCCAGACCCTCCACCCCATCGACGCAGAGCGCACCCGCACGGTCTTCCTGCCCTTCCTCTGCCGGATGGGCATCATCGCCATGGACGCCACCCGGGAGCATGCCTCCCTCACCCCCCATGGCGAGGCCCTGGCCCATGAGTACCTGACCCGGGACCACCGGGGGACCGAGGCCCACTGGGCCCCCCTCGGCATCACCCAGCCCCTGGTGATCCAGCCGACCCTGGAGCTCCTCACCCCCATGCTCCAGCACCCCCACCGTCTCCTGGGCCTGGCCCAGCTGGCGGATGTGGAGACCATGGACGCCATGGTGACCTGCCGCATCGGCGCCGACACCCTCATCCGGGCCTTGGATGCCGGTGTGAGCCTGGAGGAGATCCGGGACCGCCTCAGCGACGGATCCTCCTTCATGCCCCAGCCCCTCAAGCAGCTGCTGGGCGACCTGGAACGCCGCCTGGGCGAGGTGGAAGTCGAGCAGGGCGTGCGCCTGGTGCGGGCCCGAACCCCCCAGTTGGCCGAGGAACTCAAGCTCAGGCCCGAGCTCTCCTCCCTGGGCCTCCGCTCCATCTCCGACCGGGTCCTGGAGGCCAACGGCCCCGGCAACGCCTTCGCCCTCCTAAAGCAGGCGGGTTTCCTGCCCAAGCCCGGCCGTTTCCTGCCCGTGAGCCTGGACGGGGACGAATCCCTCTATCTCTGGGCCCTGGCCTGCCTCGCCTTCATCGACGAGAAGGGGATGAACCACCATCTGGACCCGGTGCGCCAGCTGATCCAGGGCGCCCTCCAGCGGATCCAGAACGAGGATCCCAACCTCTACCAGGAGGTCATGCGCCGGGTCCCGATGCTCCACCTCGGCGGGGGCAACCAAGCCACCGAGGAGACCCAGCGGATCCTGGAATACGCCTCCCGCTTCAACCTGATCACCGAGATCTCCTACATGCCCCTGGCCGCCCACCGCTCCCAGCAGCGGCGGGTCACCCCCCAGGCCATTGAGGGTGAGCACCTTCGGGCCTTCTGCCACCTGCACCAAGAGGAGATGACCTTCCGCTTGAGCCGCATCATCGGCGTCCGCCTCCTCAACGAGAAGGGCTGGAGCCCGGTCAACTCCACCTCCCACGCGGGCTGA